The Pyxidicoccus sp. MSG2 DNA segment GCTGCTCTGGTGGATGAGCACCAGCGCCTGGGCCTTCAGCCCGCCGAGCTGCGCCACACGCACCACCCTGCTCCCGGCCGGCGTGTCCGTCGACACCGGCACGGCGACGTTGACGACGAGCTGGGCCTGCGTGACGGAGAGGGGGCCGTCCCGGCCCGTCCCCTGTCCGAAGGAGTCCAGCTCCGCCAGCGCGGGGACCGCCGTGAGGAGTACGAGCACGAAGAGGGGAGCGAAGCGCATGGGGCCTCCATGGTGCCCCAGAACCCCGGTGCACCGCGAGTCGGGGGCCCGTCCTCCTCAAGAAAGCTGGCTGACCTCCAGCTCGCAGGTGGGGGCGCCCTGGTGCATGCACCGGCGCTCGCTCACCACCACCGGCTGGCCCAGGTGCCGGGCCAGCCCGCGGATGGTGCCGATGCCCAGGCCACACAGCTTCCGGGGCGAGGAGTAGGTCACCTGCACCAGGTCGCGCCGCACGCGCTGGCAGACGATGCTCGGCGCGCGGAGCCGCGAGTCCCGGCGCACCTGCTGGTGCAGCCGCTCCATGTGCTCCACCATGTCGAGCACCGTCCACTGCGGCTCGACGAGGACGCCATACGTGCGCAGGAGGCTCGGCCCGAGCCGCTCGCCCAGCTCCTCCAGGACGCGCTGCCTCGGCCTGCCCGTCATCCGCGACGCCGCGTCCACCAGCGAGAGCACCTCCGCGTCCGGGTAGTCGCGGAACGCCAGGTAGATGCGTCGAGGCAGGCCCGCCTGCTCCAGCAGGGAGTCCCAGCCGTGAGGCCCCAGCCGAGTCTCGGCGTAGCCTCGCAGCTCGTGAAAGACAACGCCTTGCATGCCCGGCCCCCTCGGTGCAACGCATTGCGTTCCACCGCACCTGCAAAGTTGCGCGCGAGGGGGTACCACGTCCTCCTGCCCTCCAGGGCGATTGCCCTTTGGCCGGGGTCGTCCGCTGAACATCACTCCTTCGCGGCGGTCAGGGCCCTGACATTCCGGGGGGCGAAGAAGGGCTGGCGCAGCAGGCGCGGCAGGACGCGCTTGTCCACGCACCAGAGCTGGAGGGCGTCCTCCCACTCCCCCAGCTCGGCGACCGCGCGCACGTCGGGAGCGTCGCGGTAGAGGCCGTTGAGGTTGTGGACGAGGGCGGAGAGGTCCTCCACCTCCCAGCGCTCGGAGACGTCCCCGGCGAGGACATGCAGCTCGAGCATGGGGCGCTCGCGCACATCCACCACCTTGAAGCGACGGGCGGCGCCGCCCATGGCGGTGGTGAGCGGGCCTACCAGCTCATCGGGGCGGACGCCGTAGGCCACACTGAGGCCGCCCTCGAGCAGGCCCGCGTCACACAGGCGCAGCAGCGAGACGTGGGGAGGCTCCTCGCGCCCCACCACCTCGGCGGCGGCGTCGCGGTCCTTGAGGAGTCGCTCCCGGGCGAGCAGGTCGAGGGGGAAGGCCATTCGGCCCGGCAGCA contains these protein-coding regions:
- a CDS encoding heme NO-binding domain-containing protein, coding for MQGVVFHELRGYAETRLGPHGWDSLLEQAGLPRRIYLAFRDYPDAEVLSLVDAASRMTGRPRQRVLEELGERLGPSLLRTYGVLVEPQWTVLDMVEHMERLHQQVRRDSRLRAPSIVCQRVRRDLVQVTYSSPRKLCGLGIGTIRGLARHLGQPVVVSERRCMHQGAPTCELEVSQLS